GCGAAGATCGTGCAGTTGCCCACCTGCGGCGTAATCACTTCGTCGATCGTCAGCAGCGGCCGGTGCTGCAGGCGGCTTTGCAGATCGTCCATATTCGTGTCGGTCGTCGCGGTGCCGCTGGCCTTGCTGTAGAACTCGGCCGTATCGGCATCGCAGCCGCCGTAAACGACCTGCGTGGCCAGGCCGGTAAACAGCGCCTGCGTCCCCTCGCGGCCGTAAATCATCTCGAACTGCCCCTTGGTCTGCGCGCCGATCAGGATCGAGATACGGCGTTTACGGACGAGGTTTACATCCGCGACGAGGCTGTCCAGCTTGCCAAGCGTCGGGAATTCATCAAGGATCACGCCGACCGGCACCGGCAGCGGCCCCTTGTTGCGTTCGCCGATCGTGTCCAAATCGAGCATCAGCTTGCGCAGCGTGGCGCCGAGATACGAGGCATAAACCGCTCGCATCCGGCCCGGACAGGTCAGGACGACCACCGTGGGCTGCTGGACGATCATCTCCGCGTCAAAGTCCGAGACGGACGTGTTGGCACGCACGTCGGTCGATGCCCAGCCGGTCAGCGCGGTCGCCAGCGTGGCGATGATATTGGCCGCCACCTTGCCATCGGTTCCGACCGAGGCGGCAAAGCTGTTGGCCAGCAGCGCGGCGTCATCGCGTTTTGATGTCAGCGCCTTCGCCAGCGTCTTCACGTCTCGCATCGCGCTGTAGATCGCGCCGAGGTTGCTGAACCGGATCAGGCAGGCCGCGAGTAACGCTGCCGCGCTGTCGGTCCAGAAACGGTTGTCGCCCAACACCGTCGGCACCAGCACATCGGAGATCGAGCGCGCGTCGGAGACGTTGTCGATGCCTTCGACCAGGTTGTAACGCGGCCCGGACGGGCTGGTCGGATCATGGACGACCACCAGATGCCGGGTGACTGCCGCGTAATTCAGGACGTGGGCGGTCAGCTCGCCTTGTGGATCGGCGACGATCAGCGAGTGGCCGGCCAGCATCCGGTCGGCGATCGCGGGCAGGATGATGCCTTGTGTCTTGCCGGAACCGGGTCCGCCGAGCGTCAGCAGGCCGCGCGCGATATCTTCGCCGCCCAAACACAAACGCCCCGTCCCAGCGTCCAATCGGCGCTTCTGCTCGCCCCAGAACGCGCCGAGCAGCGTCAGACCTTCAGCCTCCGGACGGCGGAAACGGCGGTATTCGCGCATCGTGCAGAAGTGCGACGATCCGAGCGCGCCGCGTTTCACGGCCGGTGTCCGCAGCCGATCGATGCGCTCACGCAGCCAGCCGCCGTCACGCAGCGCCGCGTGTAATGCGAGGCTGGTGACAGCCAGTGTAAACATCAGCATGACTGTAAACAGGAACAGCCGCGTGCTGTCGATCCCGCGTGGCGCACCCGTGATGATGCCCATCAGTCCGCTCGACGTATTTCTGCCGCGCTTGACCGCCTGGTCACCTAGCAAAGCGACATACAACCCGGAAACCGTCATCAGGATGGCTGCATGCGTCGCGGCCAGCAGCAAGTGTCGGCCACG
This genomic stretch from Candidatus Flexicrinis proximus harbors:
- a CDS encoding type IV secretory system conjugative DNA transfer family protein, whose product is MFYWLFTDGRDLLAGLLWPLLCVTPFLVVSAAAALGAGIRRDSEEGSGFRGRHLLLAATHAAILMTVSGLYVALLGDQAVKRGRNTSSGLMGIITGAPRGIDSTRLFLFTVMLMFTLAVTSLALHAALRDGGWLRERIDRLRTPAVKRGALGSSHFCTMREYRRFRRPEAEGLTLLGAFWGEQKRRLDAGTGRLCLGGEDIARGLLTLGGPGSGKTQGIILPAIADRMLAGHSLIVADPQGELTAHVLNYAAVTRHLVVVHDPTSPSGPRYNLVEGIDNVSDARSISDVLVPTVLGDNRFWTDSAAALLAACLIRFSNLGAIYSAMRDVKTLAKALTSKRDDAALLANSFAASVGTDGKVAANIIATLATALTGWASTDVRANTSVSDFDAEMIVQQPTVVVLTCPGRMRAVYASYLGATLRKLMLDLDTIGERNKGPLPVPVGVILDEFPTLGKLDSLVADVNLVRKRRISILIGAQTKGQFEMIYGREGTQALFTGLATQVVYGGCDADTAEFYSKASGTATTDTNMDDLQSRLQHRPLLTIDEVITPQVGNCTIFARYVEAGFATQVILNARLTRLYERDDWKRRLVDVSGDALRLERGVDLLSLVEVQVPSEARPEVDEDDPKSVEIATRSVLAAIPREPVFTMTAKVKSVSVDEMRARRKAGINRERLL